The Microbulbifer sp. YPW1 genome contains the following window.
GGCTTGCCCACTGCGGCCATGGACGATCTGCTGGATTTCGCCGACGGCAGCCGCGGGCTGGTGTTCGACCTCACCAATGATCTGGTCGGTGCGATCCTGCTGGAAGAAACCCCGGGTCTTACCGCCGGGGCGACCGCGCGACTGCAGGGCAAGCCGCTGGGGGTCGCCGTTGGCGATGCATTGCTCGGGCGGATTATTGATCCGCTGGGCAATCCCCTGGACGGCGGCGACACGCCCGAATGCAGCGGCTGGCAACCGCTGGAGAAGAGGGCGCCGAGCATTGTCGCACGGGATTTTGTCAGTCAACCGCTCTACACCGGCAGCAAGGTACTGGATACCCTGATTCCCATCGGTCGCGGGCAACGCCAGTTACTGGTGGGGGACGAGGGGCTGGGGCGCAGCTCGCTTGCCCTGGATACGGTGATCAACCAGTGCGAACAGGGCGTGTATTGTGTCTACGTGCTGATCGGGCAGAAGCGCTCGGCGGTAGTGAATACCATTGCACTGCTGCGGGACTACGGCGCTCTGGATTACACAACGCTTGTTGTCGCCGAGGCCAGCGCACTGCCCGGTCTCCAGCATCTGGCGCCATTTGCCGGCTGCAGTATTGCCGACTACTGGATGCAACGGGGGCTGCACACGCTCGTGGTATACGACGATCTTTCCACCCATGCCAAGAATTACCGGCAGCTGTCACTGCTGTTGCGGCGGCCGCCGGGGCGCGAGGCCTATCCCGGCGATATTTTCTCGGTACATGCAGGCCTGCTGGAGCGCGCGACCTGTCTCAATTCCGCCAATGGTGGCGGCAGTATGACGGCACTGCCGATTATCGAGACCCAGCAGGGCGAGATTGCGGCCTATATCCCTACCAACCTGATCTCCATTACCGATGGCCAGGTTTACCTGGACCGCGAGCTGT
Protein-coding sequences here:
- a CDS encoding F0F1 ATP synthase subunit alpha — encoded protein: MNDSLLARRENWLKQYHLQLRMHQQGRVVSVGDGIAWVAGLPTAAMDDLLDFADGSRGLVFDLTNDLVGAILLEETPGLTAGATARLQGKPLGVAVGDALLGRIIDPLGNPLDGGDTPECSGWQPLEKRAPSIVARDFVSQPLYTGSKVLDTLIPIGRGQRQLLVGDEGLGRSSLALDTVINQCEQGVYCVYVLIGQKRSAVVNTIALLRDYGALDYTTLVVAEASALPGLQHLAPFAGCSIADYWMQRGLHTLVVYDDLSTHAKNYRQLSLLLRRPPGREAYPGDIFSVHAGLLERATCLNSANGGGSMTALPIIETQQGEIAAYIPTNLISITDGQVYLDRELFAAGFRPAIDIGKSVSRIGGRAQHPAIKKEAGRMKLDYLQFLELEMFTRFGAKLEESMEKAIHRGRILREILKQERLAPLPIEFQLAWMVAFNDGLLDALTPDQVPAKLEKIQRHVATSGLRLQTDRAHWRNQLANWLGIEAGAKDKA